The Candidatus Tumulicola sp. region GATACCCGCCGTTCGTATCGCGCTTTTTCGCACCGTTGCAAGAGGGTGGCAAACCCATTTTGCCGGCCCACGTCCTGCGGCGCGAACGCAGCTTCAACGCCGGTCCACTGTCGAGCGCGCCGGTCGGAACCGGGCCGTTTCGTTTCGTTTCTTGGGCGCGTGGCGATCGCATCGTGCTCGAGCGTTTCGACCGCTACTTTAAGGGCCGGCCGAAGCTGCAACGCATCGAGCTGACCGTCGTTCCAAACGACCGTTCGTTGGCGCTCGCGCTGCAGACGCACCGTGTCGACCTCATCGCCGCCGCTTCGCCCGCGTTGTTGCCGGAATATCGTAGCGCCGCGGGCACGGTCGTTTCGACCGCGCCGTGGAATTCGCAAGGCGCGCTGTTTGCCAACTCGTCGAAGCCGGCGCTGTCCGACTCGCGCGTTCGCCGCTCGATCGCGGACGCAGTGCCGTACGACGAGATACTGCGCGACGTAGCGGGCGGTTCGTTCCGTCCGGCGCTCGACAGCCTGCCACCCACTGCGATCGGCTACCGGGTCTTTGCTGCGCGCACGCAGCAGCTGGAAAATGCTGCCCGCGAACTCGACGCGGCGGGATGGCGCATGGGCCCCGACGGAACGCGCCGTCGCGGAGGAACGCGGCTCGATTTGACGTTGGCGACGATTGCCGGCAACGCACAGTTCGAACGCATCGCGCTGTTGGTTCAGGCATCGTTGCGGCGTGTGGGCATCGACCTGGCGATCCGCACGTATGCCTATAGCACGATCTTCGCCGCGCCGGCCGGGCCGATTTACGGTGGAACCTACGACTTGGCGCTGTATTCGAATACGCTCAACTGGGATCCGGACGTATATAACTTCGTGGCGTGCGATCGGTGGTATCCGCGCGGTCAGAACATCTTTCGTTATTGTAATCCGCAACTCGACCAACTCGAGCGCGCCGGCCTGCAAACCGACGACATCGCACGCCGTGCGACGATTTATCGCGCGGCCGGCCGCATTATTTGGAACGACGTCGCGTACGTTCCGCTGTACGAATCAGACCGCATCGTCGTGCGATCTTCGGATTTGCGCGAGTACCTGCCCAATCCGACGGCGACGCCGTGGTGGAACGCCTGGCGTTGGGATATGTAAGGCGATTCCGTTAGCGGTTGAAGTCTGACGGTTTCAAATCGTCGAGAAACTTTTTGAAGCGTGCCATCTCGTTGTCGTTGATCGGGCGCTTGTCGGAGTTGGCTTCTTCCAAAACGATTTTGTCGGATACGAAGATCGGTGCTTGCGCCCGGAGCGCCAGCGCTATGCCGTCCGACGGACGGGCGTCGATCTCGGAGAGCTCGCCATCCGCGCGCACGACTAACTTCGCAAAGAACGTGGCGTCTTTGATGTCGTGAATGACGACTTGTTCGAGCCGGGCGTCGAGCGTTTCGAGAATGCTGCGCATCAAGTCGTGCGACAACGGCCGCGGAACCGGAGCGCCTTCGAGCGCGAGTGCGATCGCGGTCGCCTCGAACGGCCCGATCAGAATAGGAAGATAGTGCGCGCCGTCCATGTCTTTGAGGATTACGACGGGGTCGTGGGTCAGGAGGTCGATTCCCAGCTTGTCGACCTTCATTTGTCGCATACGCGACGTATCCGACAAGCGCGCGACGAGCGCCTCCAAAACGCGTCCGAGCGCAATCCGGTAGGTCGGCTTACACGAGCGGCCGAACGGAGTTCCCTCCAATATGGCTCTTTCGTGCGGAATCGTCGGGTTGCCCAACGTCGGCAAATCCACCATTTTCAACGCGCTTACTCGCTCGGCGCAAGCGCTTGCGGCGAACTATCCGTTTGCGACGATCGAACCCAACATCGGTGAGGTCGCCGTTCCGGACGATCGTTTGACGCAGCTCGAGCGGCTCGTTTCGGCGCGAAAAGTAGTACCGGCGACGGTGCGTTTTGTCGACA contains the following coding sequences:
- a CDS encoding ABC transporter substrate-binding protein yields the protein MRRYVWAVLALLAAGCSARSTQAEGGRLPWTVPHVLRIGIASDPDRLNPYLSEMDVSYDIASLVYSYLIVADARGRLIGDLALAVPSRANGGISPDGRTYVYRLRRNVIWHDGAPFTSADVVASWRAVMDPRNDTFEREGYDEVTSIRTLGRYAIAIRLRRRYPPFVSRFFAPLQEGGKPILPAHVLRRERSFNAGPLSSAPVGTGPFRFVSWARGDRIVLERFDRYFKGRPKLQRIELTVVPNDRSLALALQTHRVDLIAAASPALLPEYRSAAGTVVSTAPWNSQGALFANSSKPALSDSRVRRSIADAVPYDEILRDVAGGSFRPALDSLPPTAIGYRVFAARTQQLENAARELDAAGWRMGPDGTRRRGGTRLDLTLATIAGNAQFERIALLVQASLRRVGIDLAIRTYAYSTIFAAPAGPIYGGTYDLALYSNTLNWDPDVYNFVACDRWYPRGQNIFRYCNPQLDQLERAGLQTDDIARRATIYRAAGRIIWNDVAYVPLYESDRIVVRSSDLREYLPNPTATPWWNAWRWDM
- a CDS encoding bifunctional nuclease family protein, with amino-acid sequence MEGTPFGRSCKPTYRIALGRVLEALVARLSDTSRMRQMKVDKLGIDLLTHDPVVILKDMDGAHYLPILIGPFEATAIALALEGAPVPRPLSHDLMRSILETLDARLEQVVIHDIKDATFFAKLVVRADGELSEIDARPSDGIALALRAQAPIFVSDKIVLEEANSDKRPINDNEMARFKKFLDDLKPSDFNR